One window from the genome of Oryza glaberrima chromosome 3, OglaRS2, whole genome shotgun sequence encodes:
- the LOC127767055 gene encoding UDP-glucose 6-dehydrogenase 1, whose product MVKICCLGAGYVGGPTMAVIALKCPDVEVVVVDISAARIDAWNSDALPIYEPGLDDVVRRCRGRNLFFSSDVERHVGEADIVFVSVNTPTKARGLGAGKAADLTYWESAARMIAAVATSDKVVVEKSTVPVKTAEAIEKILDHNGRDGVGFQILSNPEFLAEGTAIRDLLAPDRVLIGGRETAAGRAAVQALKDVYARWVPEERILTTNLWSAELSKLAANAFLAQRISSVNAMSALCEATGADVAEVAYAVGKDSRIGAKFLNASVGFGGSCFQKDILNLVYICECNGLPEVANYWKQVIKINDYQKSRFVNRVVSSMFNTVAGKKIAVLGFAFKKDTGDTRETPAIDVCKGLIGDKAKVSIYDPQVTEDQVQRDLAMSKFDWDHPVHLQPMSPTAIKQVSVAWDAYEAARDAHGVCILTEWDEFRSLDYARIYGGMQKPAFVFDGRNVVDAEKLREIGFIVYSIGKPLDAWLKDMPAVA is encoded by the exons ATGGTGAAGATCTGCTGCCTCGGAGCCGGCTATGTCGGCGGCCCGACCATGGCGGTCATCGCCCTCAAGTGCCCCGACGTCGAGGTGGTCGTCGTCgacatctccgccgcccgcatcGACGCCTGGAACAGCGACGCGCTCCCGATCTACGAGCCGGGCCTCGACGACGtcgtgcgccgctgccgcgggaGGAACCTCTTCTTCAGCAGCGACGTCGAGAGGCACGTCGGCGAGGCCGACATCGTCTTCGTCTCCGTGAACACCCCCACCAAGGCCCGCGGCCTCGGCGCCGGCAAGGCCGCCGACCTCACCTACTGGGAGAGCGCGGCGCGGATGATCGCCGCCGTGGCGACGTCCGACAAGGTCGTCGTCGAGAAGTCCACCGTGCCGGTCAAGACCGCGGAGGCCATCGAGAAGATCCTCGACCACAACggccgcgacggcgtcggctTCCAGATCCTCTCCAACCCGGAGTTCCTCGCCGAGGGCACCGCCATCCGCGACCTGCTCGCCCCCGACCGCGTCCTCATCGGCGGCCGCGAGACCGCCGCGGGGCGCGCCGCCGTCCAGGCGCTCAAGGACGTGTACGCCCGATGGGTCCCCGAGGAGAGGATCCTCACCACCAACCTCTGGTCCGCCGAGCTGTCCAAGCTCGCCGCCAACGCGTTCCTGGCCCAGAGGATCTCGTCCGTCAACGCCATGTCCGCGCTCTGCGAGGccaccggcgccgacgtcgccgaggtCGCCTACGCCGTGGGCAAGGACTCCAGGATCGGCGCCAAGTTTCTCAACGCCAGCGTGGGATTCGGTGGCTCCTGCTTCCAGAAAGACATCCTCAACCTGGTGTACATCTGCGAGTGCAATGGCCTCCCCGAGGTGGCCAACTACTGGAAGCAG GTTATCAAGATCAACGACTACCAGAAGAGCCGGTTCGTGAACCGCGTGGTGTCGTCCATGTTCAACACCGTGGCCGGCAAGAAGATCGCCGTGCTGGGCTTCGCCTTCAAGAAGGACACCGGCGACACCAGGGAGACGCCCGCCATCGACGTCTGCAAGGGGCTGATCGGCGACAAGGCCAAGGTGAGCATCTACGACCCCCAGGTGACGGAGGACCAGGTCCAGCGCGACCTCGCCATGAGCAAGTTCGATTGGGATCACCCGGTCCATCTCCAGCCGATGAGCCCCACGGCCATCAAGCAGGTGTCCGTCGCCTGGGACGCCTACGAGGCGGCCAGGGACGCCCACGGCGTCTGCATCCTCACCGAGTGGGACGAGTTCAGGAGCCTCGACTACGCGAGGATCTACGGGGGAATGCAGAAGCCGGCGTTTGTGTTCGACGGGCGCAACGTGGTTGACGCTGAGAAGCTGAGGGAGATTGGGTTCATCGTCTACTCCATTGGCAAGCCTCTCGATGCCTGGCTCAAGGACATGCCTGCTGTTGCCTGA
- the LOC127767054 gene encoding uncharacterized protein LOC127767054 — protein sequence MVFSHNKNSNQFDPLSYVNLSGLDADSQSVSFTDMNSRDAPSNSHVTDVGKENMLNNPEESKIASTGLKPGSPISPENFSFSSLPGSSCHLSTLDHGKRPLSDVRPFQVACKRPKQIDENTWSTSTFETSFSDLADETREPDYIYHNSGISACNTSSSIPYSNLEQLIGEENLYLPDWVTTFPGYSGDFWPAPVADQVDDIDSPIHDHLPRKAVAIGPDHQADIPEWRPRILMTVPYGSGSCADLSYSSVSTSGSAPRDEDSESDKWIKHCVIEMPSSCSVAWVGDHGRDCGCSDEGSIRCVRRHVLESRENLKRIFGEDKFRELGLCEMGEDIAQRWTDEEESLFYRVVYSNPPSLGKNFWHFLPRALPGKTSMELVSYYFNVFMLRKRAQQNRSEPLHVDSDDDEVPDEPSVTEDEDSAVESPAHDYYVNNPMSPESEDSFHEKVADSLSGLRDGPSQKPLGSNTDNPGGDADVQDESCTSFEDHNGAHGSNGVQCAEFHMMLPNAALDHYSDRGACM from the exons ATGGTGTTTTCACACAACAAAAATTCCAACCAGTTTGACCCTCTTTCTTATGTTAACCTGAGCGGACTTGATGCTGACAGTCAATCTGTTTCATTTACTGACATGAACTCAAGAGATGCTCCTTCAAATTCACATGTTACAG aTGTTGGAAAGGAGAATATGTTGAATAACCCAGAGGAATCAAAGATAGCAAGCACTGGTCTGAAGCCTGGTTCTCCAATTTCTCCTGAGAACTTCAGTTTTTCTTCTCTCCCAGGCAGCAGTTGTCATTTGTCTACGCTGGATCATGGCAAGCGACCTCTTTCTGATGTCAGGCCATTCCAGGTTGCTTGTAAGCGTCCGAAGCAAATAGACGAAAATACCTGGTCAACGAGCACGTTTGAGACATCCTTTTCAG ATTTAGCTGATGAGACCAGAGAGCCAGATTACATCTATCATAATAGTGGTATCTCAGCCTGCAATACTAGTTCCAGCATCCCTTACTCTAATCTCGAGCAATTAATTGGAGAGGAGAACTTATACTTACCTGATTGGGTGACTACTTTCCCTGGTTATTCTGGAGATTTTTGGCCAGCACCTGTGGCTGATCAGGTTGATGACATTGACTCTCCTATCCATGACCACCTCCCAAGAAAAGCTGTGGCAATTGGACCTGACCACCAGGCAGACATTCCAGAATGGAGGCCTAGGATTTTGATGACCGTGCCCTACGGTTCTGGTTCTTGTGCTGATCTGTCATACAGTTCTGTTTCCACTTCAGGGTCTGCTCCCAGGGATGAGGACAGTGAAAGTGATAAGTGGATCAAGCACTGTGTCATCGAAATGCCATCCTCATGTTCTGTTGCTTGGGTTGGAGACCATGGAAGAGATTGTGGGTGCAGTGATGAGGGTTCCATTAGATGTGTAAGACGACATGTTTTGGAATCCAGAGAAAACCTCAAAAGAATATTTGGAGAGGACAAATTTCGTGAGTTAGGTCTTTGTGAAATGGGAGAAGATATTGCTCAGAGATGGACAGATGAGGAGGAAAGTCTCTTTTATAGAGTTGTTTACTCTAATCCTCCTtccttgggaaagaacttttgGCATTTTCTCCCACGAGCTTTGCCTGGTAAAACTAGCATGGAGCTTGTCAGCTACTATTTCAATGTCTTCATGCTTCGTAAGAGGGCTCAGCAAAACAGATCGGAGCCATTGCACGTGGAcagtgatgatgatgaggttCCTGATGAGCCTTCTGTAACAGAGGATGAGGATTCTGCAGTTGAGTCCCCAGCACATGATTATTACGTGAACAATCCCATGTCCCCAGAGTCTGAAGACTCCTTCCATGAGAAGGTAGCTGATAGTTTATCTGGGCTCAGAGATGGACCAAGCCAGAAGCCTCTGGGATCCAACACAGATAATCCTGGAGGTGATGCCGACGTCCAAGACGAGTCATGCACATCATTTGAGGACCATAATGGAGCGCATGGATCTAATGGTGTTCAATGTGCTGAGTTTCACATGATGCTGCCAAATGCTGCTCTAGACCACTACAGTGACCGAGGTGCGTGCATGTAG
- the LOC127767057 gene encoding uncharacterized protein LOC127767057, with protein sequence MDDDDVVVLSSASATRHSCKVCGKGFACGRSLGGHMRSHSLMEVDAVAAAVAPAYERADDDEGGDGKTVRRWMQSGGGYGLRENPKKTRRLSAGSGGGGGGGDNDDGDACHHPGGDLLSSSSCRPVLGRVRSHAPPAGGAAYADDSEDVGVDVDGGGGDDRDRDREMLVMAAPRRRPRSMRVPAPVRDEFVVDEEPEDVALCLVMLSRDTGRPWNSRPSDEYSSLMYNSSYHRHHDAVSDDDLELSLSSPYADTEIRTKKRRKTTGAASTAGGEKRGRYECHGCGRAFQSYQALGGHRASHKRINSNCSLVKPPADQPEPSIETSFSSASTSVSPADTMISAATISKTVKKATKFVCPICSKEFGSGQALGGHKRSHSIAGELYERGHADGIVKLEQPLLADRFLDLNLPAPGGDDG encoded by the coding sequence atggacgacgacgatgtggtGGTGCTTAGTAGTGCTAGTGCGACGCGGCACAGCTGCAAGGTGTGCGGGAAGGGGTTCGCCTGTGGCCGCTCGCTCGGCGGCCACATGCGCTCCCACTCGCTCATGGAGGtggacgcggtggcggcggcggtggcgccggcttACGAGCGCGCCGATGACGATGAGGGCGGCGACGGGAAGACGGTGCGGCGGTGGAtgcagagcggcggcggataTGGGTTAAGGGAGAATCCCAAGAAGACGCGCCGGCTCTCggcgggctccggcggcggcggcggcggcggcgacaacgacgatggcgacgCGTGCCATCACCCCGGCGGCGATCtcctgtcgtcgtcgtcgtgccggCCGGTGCTCGGCCGCGTGCGCAGCCATGCGCCACCGGCAGGCGGGGCGGCGTACGCCGACGACTCCGAAGATGTCGGCGTggacgtggacggcggcggcggcgacgatcgtGACCGGGACCGGGAGATGCTGGTGATGGCGGctccgaggcggcggccgcggtcgATGCGCGTGCCGGCGCCCGTGCGCGACGAGTTCGTCGTCGACGAGGAGCCGGAGGACGTCGCCCTCTGCCTCGTGATGCTGTCGCGCGACACCGGCCGGCCATGGAACTCGAGACCAAGCGACGAGTACTCATCTCTCATGTACAACAGCAGCTACCACCGCCACCACGACGCCGTCTCCGACGACGATTTGGAGTtgtccctctcctccccatACGCGGACACCGAGATCAGGaccaagaagaggaggaagacgacgggtgcggcgagcaccgccggcggcgagaagcgGGGCCGGTACGAGTGCCACGGCTGCGGCCGGGCTTTCCAGTCCTACCAAGCTCTTGGCGGCCACCGCGCTAGCCACAAACGTATAAACAGCAATTGCAGCCTTGTCAAACCTCCGGCCGATCAGCCAGAGCCGAGCATCGAAACATCGTTCAGCTCTGCCTCGACGTCGGTGTCACCAGCTGACACCATGATCAGCGCGGCCACCATCTCGAAGACGGTGAAGAAAGCAACTAAATTCGTGTGCCCAATCTGCTCCAAGGAGTTCGGCTCCGGTCAGGCTCTCGGCGGGCACAAGCGGTCGCACTCGATCGCAGGCGAGCTCTACGAGCGCGGCCACGCCGACGGCATTGTCAAGCTGGAGCAACCTTTGCTCGCCGACAGGTTTCTTGATCTCAATCTGCCAGCTCCAGGAGGAGATGATGGCTGA